A portion of the Pseudomonadota bacterium genome contains these proteins:
- a CDS encoding 6-carboxytetrahydropterin synthase — protein sequence MKDTFSAAHNIKDYNGKCEALHGHNFLVEALFAGEHLGKGGMLVDFKILKNHLKRILDTLDHKYINEIPFFVERSGSSEYLSMYIFNELKTMLKKKDITLKEVRVWESEKTYAAYSE from the coding sequence GTGAAGGATACTTTTTCTGCAGCTCACAATATAAAAGACTACAACGGGAAATGTGAAGCGTTGCATGGTCATAATTTTCTGGTTGAGGCGCTGTTTGCGGGAGAACATCTTGGTAAAGGCGGGATGCTTGTAGATTTTAAAATCCTGAAAAATCACCTCAAACGCATCCTGGATACCCTTGACCATAAGTATATAAATGAAATACCTTTTTTTGTGGAGAGATCGGGTTCTTCCGAGTATTTATCAATGTATATATTTAATGAATTAAAAACAATGCTTAAGAAAAAAGATATAACATTAAAAGAAGTAAGAGTGTGGGAATCGGAGAAGACATATGCAGCGTACTCTGAATAA
- a CDS encoding DUF192 domain-containing protein translates to MQKGNNRQTVFRIVYKVPGCSSNRTIISLIFFGFFEIFFLCNYVSADDRTITFYTKGMQRLCSVRAELAVTPEEHESGLMYRKSLAPDAGMLFVFKEDSVQFFWMKNTYITLDMVFINSKLEVTGIYRSAKPLDEKTVTSWSPAMYVLEINAGKADQCNIRVGSKIKFKHH, encoded by the coding sequence ATGCAAAAAGGTAATAACAGGCAGACAGTGTTCAGGATTGTATATAAAGTACCGGGTTGTTCAAGCAACAGAACAATAATAAGCCTTATTTTTTTTGGTTTTTTCGAAATATTTTTTTTGTGTAATTACGTATCGGCAGACGATAGGACTATCACCTTTTATACCAAAGGAATGCAAAGACTATGCAGTGTCAGGGCTGAACTTGCCGTAACGCCCGAAGAACATGAAAGCGGCTTAATGTATAGAAAATCACTTGCCCCTGATGCAGGTATGTTGTTTGTTTTCAAAGAAGACAGCGTGCAGTTTTTCTGGATGAAAAATACTTATATAACTCTCGATATGGTGTTTATAAATTCAAAACTTGAGGTGACCGGCATATATCGATCCGCAAAACCTCTTGATGAGAAGACCGTAACCTCATGGTCGCCGGCCATGTATGTGCTGGAAATTAATGCAGGAAAGGCTGATCAATGTAATATCAGAGTTGGTTCAAAGATAAAATTCAAACACCATTAA
- the rplC gene encoding 50S ribosomal protein L3 has translation MGIGLLGKKIGMSQMFLEDGSVVPVTVIKAGPCVIIQKKTEDKEGYNALQVGFDEIKKEKLVKKPLKGHFGKANVSPMSFIREFRINAEESETNDPGSQIMVDMFENGDYVDITGTSKGKGFAGVMKRHGFAGAPASHGTHEYFRHGGSIGQNMTPGRTMRGMKMPGHMGNRKVTVQNLKIVEVRGDTNVLMIEGAVPGPTNGYLIIRKAVKKAKQS, from the coding sequence ATGGGAATTGGACTTCTCGGAAAAAAAATTGGAATGTCGCAGATGTTCCTTGAAGATGGCAGCGTAGTACCTGTCACGGTTATTAAAGCAGGACCATGCGTAATAATTCAGAAGAAGACAGAAGATAAGGAAGGATATAATGCCCTTCAGGTTGGCTTCGATGAAATTAAAAAGGAAAAGCTTGTTAAAAAGCCTCTGAAAGGTCATTTCGGCAAGGCTAACGTATCTCCCATGTCGTTTATCAGAGAATTCAGGATAAATGCGGAAGAGAGCGAAACAAACGATCCTGGTTCGCAAATCATGGTTGATATGTTTGAAAATGGTGATTATGTGGATATTACGGGGACATCGAAAGGAAAAGGTTTTGCAGGTGTAATGAAAAGACATGGTTTTGCCGGCGCACCAGCTTCTCATGGTACACATGAATACTTCAGGCATGGTGGCTCTATCGGACAGAACATGACCCCTGGCAGAACTATGAGGGGCATGAAAATGCCTGGGCACATGGGAAACAGAAAGGTTACTGTTCAAAACCTTAAGATCGTGGAAGTAAGGGGCGATACGAATGTTCTCATGATTGAAGGCGCTGTTCCGGGACCGACTAACGGATACTTAATAATCAGGAAAGCGGTAAAAAAAGCAAAACAGTCTTAA
- a CDS encoding Xaa-Pro peptidase family protein, protein MRENRIEKINNIIHEEGLDACIIRGMDNIFYLTGFKGSEGTLVITKGDVLLITDFRYITYAKEVTKDVRIVELTSKKNVLSEICDQYVIKRMGFDSFHTSYKMYDTWKDTVQSTEFIPLENEIEEIRKCKDSGEIDAIRKAIDIATNAFVEVFEKICPDKTEKEIADELEYTMRRMGADCPSFDTIVASGPRAALPHAVPTNRKIKDGETIIIDFGSRVDGYCSDETCTVSVGEVNGKIKEIFKIVNDARELALEKAKAGMSVKELDMIVRGFIDNAGYGGFFGHGVGHGVGIAVHEAPSINSTGEGILEENMVITIEPGIYLPTLGGVRLEDMLLITNDGAKVLTNIRKEMLQISI, encoded by the coding sequence ATGAGAGAGAACAGGATTGAAAAAATTAATAATATCATTCACGAAGAAGGCTTAGATGCATGCATCATAAGAGGCATGGACAATATATTTTACCTTACCGGGTTTAAGGGTTCTGAAGGTACTCTTGTTATTACGAAAGGCGATGTGTTGCTTATCACGGATTTCAGGTACATTACCTATGCAAAGGAAGTAACAAAGGATGTAAGAATAGTAGAGCTAACGAGCAAGAAGAACGTACTTTCAGAGATATGCGATCAATATGTGATAAAACGTATGGGATTCGATAGCTTTCATACTTCATATAAGATGTATGATACATGGAAAGATACCGTACAAAGTACCGAGTTTATTCCTCTGGAAAATGAAATCGAGGAAATAAGAAAATGTAAAGACTCTGGCGAAATTGATGCGATCAGGAAAGCCATTGATATTGCAACGAATGCATTTGTAGAAGTTTTTGAAAAGATTTGTCCGGACAAAACCGAAAAAGAAATTGCCGATGAACTTGAATACACGATGAGGCGCATGGGAGCAGATTGCCCGTCTTTTGATACTATCGTGGCTTCAGGTCCGAGAGCGGCACTTCCCCATGCTGTTCCGACAAACAGGAAGATAAAGGATGGGGAAACGATTATCATAGATTTTGGCTCACGTGTAGATGGTTATTGCAGCGACGAGACATGCACGGTATCCGTAGGAGAAGTTAATGGAAAAATTAAGGAGATTTTTAAGATAGTAAATGATGCACGGGAACTTGCCCTTGAAAAAGCTAAAGCCGGAATGTCCGTAAAAGAACTGGATATGATTGTCAGGGGCTTTATAGATAATGCTGGATATGGAGGATTTTTCGGGCACGGAGTGGGACATGGTGTGGGAATAGCTGTTCATGAAGCCCCATCCATTAATAGCACAGGAGAGGGGATACTGGAAGAAAACATGGTGATTACAATCGAGCCGGGTATTTATTTGCCTACACTCGGCGGTGTCAGGCTGGAGGATATGCTGCTTATTACAAATGACGGAGCAAAGGTACTGACAAATATCAGGAAGGAAATGCTGCAAATCAGTATTTAG
- the efp gene encoding elongation factor P: MIVSTAEFRKGLRILMDNEPFVIVEFQHVKPGKGGAFVRTRIKSLVSGNVLDRTFRSGDKVELPELEEKDMQFLYKEGDKYYFMDTNTYDQLYIDEEQLGDAKNYLKEGLVIEVLIYQGRTIGVEIQNFVSLLITSTEPGAKGDTAQNATKPALLETGYTIQVPLFVEEGDVVKIDTRSGQYMERVK; encoded by the coding sequence ATGATAGTTTCAACTGCAGAGTTTAGAAAAGGATTAAGAATTCTTATGGACAATGAGCCGTTTGTCATAGTTGAGTTTCAGCATGTAAAGCCTGGCAAGGGAGGGGCTTTTGTCAGAACACGGATAAAAAGCCTTGTTAGTGGTAATGTGCTTGACAGGACTTTCCGTTCCGGAGATAAGGTAGAGTTGCCTGAACTTGAAGAAAAGGATATGCAGTTCCTGTATAAAGAGGGCGACAAATACTATTTTATGGATACTAACACCTATGACCAATTATATATTGATGAGGAACAACTGGGTGATGCGAAGAATTATCTCAAAGAGGGGCTGGTCATTGAAGTCCTGATATATCAAGGCAGAACAATCGGTGTTGAGATTCAGAACTTTGTGAGCCTTTTGATAACCAGTACAGAACCGGGAGCCAAAGGGGATACTGCGCAGAATGCAACAAAACCTGCGTTGCTTGAAACCGGTTATACCATCCAGGTCCCGCTTTTTGTGGAAGAAGGCGATGTTGTAAAGATAGATACGAGAAGTGGGCAATATATGGAAAGGGTTAAATAA
- the folE2 gene encoding GTP cyclohydrolase FolE2 yields MQRTLNKDEMIDVQNMYDFRQIEIDKVGVKNVKYPIVVLDKTNGFQHTIATIDMYVNLPHNYKGTHMSRFVEILHENKSMINMKNFPGILKEMKDRLNAEAAHLVVKFPYFVKKEAPVSKTQGYLEYQCGFVGHMNGSGEMKEFIVSASVPVNTLCPCSQEISEYGAHNQRGIVKAEVKFRKFFWLEDLISIVERCASSDIYTILKREDEKYVTERAFANPKFVEDVVRGVAQLLENDGNFTWFSIEAENFESIHNHSAYAYLERKNQGGSI; encoded by the coding sequence ATGCAGCGTACTCTGAATAAAGATGAAATGATAGATGTCCAGAATATGTACGATTTCCGTCAGATCGAAATCGATAAAGTCGGTGTAAAGAATGTAAAATACCCGATTGTAGTACTTGACAAGACAAACGGTTTTCAGCATACGATTGCTACAATAGACATGTATGTCAATCTTCCGCATAATTATAAAGGTACACACATGAGCAGGTTTGTTGAAATCCTGCACGAAAATAAAAGTATGATAAATATGAAAAATTTTCCCGGTATATTAAAGGAGATGAAAGACCGGCTGAATGCAGAAGCAGCACATCTTGTAGTGAAATTTCCTTATTTTGTTAAAAAAGAGGCGCCTGTTTCAAAGACTCAGGGTTATCTTGAATATCAATGTGGTTTTGTCGGACACATGAACGGTTCAGGCGAGATGAAGGAGTTTATTGTTTCAGCCTCGGTTCCGGTTAATACGCTCTGCCCCTGTTCACAGGAAATAAGCGAATATGGAGCTCATAACCAGAGGGGCATTGTAAAGGCGGAAGTAAAGTTCAGAAAATTTTTCTGGCTGGAGGATTTGATAAGTATTGTTGAGAGATGCGCAAGCAGCGATATATATACGATACTCAAAAGGGAAGATGAGAAATATGTAACGGAAAGGGCCTTTGCCAATCCTAAATTTGTGGAGGATGTTGTAAGGGGTGTTGCCCAACTATTGGAGAACGATGGGAACTTTACATGGTTTTCCATTGAAGCGGAAAATTTTGAGAGTATCCATAACCACAGTGCCTATGCTTATCTTGAAAGAAAAAACCAAGGAGGGAGTATATGA
- the yqeC gene encoding selenium cofactor biosynthesis protein YqeC — MWKFRKIDFIKAVSAYKYIALTGSGGKTSLMEHLAGEFLKLGRTVAITTTTKIFVKEPYLLLDEGPDVQAGSPFIRVGRNNEKGKLTAVSFEDIEMLGSIYDVVLIEADGAKSMPLKFPASYEPVIPPFCEKVIVICGLDGLYGRVNEKVFRWKLFCEATGIINDALITRDVFLRLFDKDALLKGIDIEKCMIVLNKYDALNIRKEAIETGKEIIARTGIRRLTISSTLFNVFYGIEVLNP; from the coding sequence ATGTGGAAATTTCGAAAAATTGATTTCATAAAAGCTGTATCGGCGTATAAATACATTGCCCTTACCGGTTCCGGAGGCAAAACGAGCCTTATGGAGCATTTGGCCGGAGAATTTCTTAAACTGGGCCGGACTGTAGCAATTACAACGACAACAAAGATTTTTGTAAAAGAGCCTTATCTTTTACTTGACGAAGGTCCTGATGTTCAAGCAGGTAGTCCTTTTATCAGAGTCGGTAGGAACAACGAAAAGGGAAAACTTACTGCAGTAAGTTTTGAAGATATTGAGATGCTCGGCAGCATATACGATGTTGTTCTTATTGAAGCAGATGGAGCGAAGAGCATGCCGCTTAAATTTCCGGCGAGCTATGAGCCTGTCATACCTCCTTTTTGTGAAAAGGTTATTGTTATATGCGGACTCGATGGACTTTACGGAAGGGTTAATGAAAAAGTATTCAGATGGAAGCTTTTTTGTGAAGCAACCGGGATAATCAATGATGCCCTGATTACCCGGGATGTTTTTCTGCGGCTCTTTGACAAAGACGCCCTTCTAAAAGGTATTGATATTGAAAAGTGTATGATTGTCCTTAATAAATATGATGCGTTGAACATAAGGAAAGAAGCAATTGAAACAGGAAAAGAGATAATCGCCCGGACAGGTATCAGGCGTCTGACAATATCGAGCACCTTATTTAATGTATTTTATGGCATTGAAGTTCTTAATCCGTAG
- a CDS encoding S1 RNA-binding domain-containing protein, with protein MSEEKIEMNPQKEGDTIENTEEEESFALLFEKTSKLPGRLDPGQKVVSKVVSISGDFVYVDMDGKSEGAIDLKEFKDEKGNYSIQIGDEIEAFFASFQNGVKRLTTMKHGLSILNLGGIHDAYDANLPVSGKVTGELKGGFEVHIGKARCFCPFSQMDLKGSREKEAYLGQVFSFKVVEYGEDGRNIILSRRALLEEEREIELEKVRQTLEVGMEVEGTIRSILKFGAFIDLGGIDGLIPLSEIGWGRTENTEDVLSVGQKVTVKIIGIDWGKNRLTLSLKATQLDPFLSVAEKYPVDSQVHGTIVRLTPFGAFVNLEPGIDGLIHISRLGAGRRIKHPKEVVEEGQVVDVYVHDVDPKNKRISLSMESRLKRENVDMPQVSDILDSVVEKALPSGVIVRLLDGATGFIPNSEMGTPRGSNHNKMFPVGTAMQVIVKEVNSARNRITLSRSGVSEKLEQEELNKYRDKIVKDEKTDSSLGSLGELIKAAMEKNKKTG; from the coding sequence ATGTCGGAAGAAAAAATTGAAATGAACCCTCAGAAAGAGGGGGATACAATCGAGAATACTGAAGAGGAAGAGAGTTTTGCCTTGTTATTTGAAAAAACCAGCAAGCTTCCCGGACGTCTTGATCCCGGTCAAAAGGTTGTATCGAAGGTAGTAAGTATTTCGGGGGATTTTGTTTATGTTGATATGGACGGGAAAAGCGAAGGCGCCATAGATCTGAAAGAGTTCAAAGATGAAAAAGGGAATTATTCAATCCAAATAGGCGATGAGATCGAAGCTTTTTTTGCGTCTTTTCAAAACGGTGTGAAAAGGCTTACAACCATGAAGCACGGTCTTTCTATCCTCAATCTTGGTGGTATCCACGACGCATATGATGCCAATTTGCCTGTAAGCGGAAAAGTAACCGGTGAGTTAAAGGGAGGTTTTGAGGTACATATCGGAAAGGCACGATGTTTTTGCCCTTTCTCTCAAATGGATCTGAAGGGAAGCCGAGAAAAAGAAGCTTATCTTGGACAGGTTTTTTCTTTTAAAGTTGTAGAGTACGGAGAGGATGGCCGCAATATCATACTTTCAAGAAGAGCCCTTTTAGAAGAAGAGCGGGAGATTGAACTTGAAAAGGTTAGGCAGACACTTGAAGTAGGAATGGAAGTTGAAGGAACAATCCGCTCTATCCTAAAATTCGGTGCTTTTATCGATCTTGGCGGTATTGATGGGCTTATTCCGTTAAGCGAGATCGGATGGGGCAGAACCGAGAACACTGAAGATGTGCTGTCTGTTGGACAGAAAGTAACAGTAAAAATCATAGGCATTGACTGGGGAAAAAACCGGCTTACCTTAAGCCTGAAGGCGACTCAGTTGGACCCTTTTTTAAGTGTAGCGGAGAAATATCCTGTTGATAGTCAGGTTCATGGTACAATTGTGCGGCTAACGCCTTTCGGTGCTTTTGTGAATCTTGAACCGGGGATAGATGGGTTAATTCATATCTCGAGGCTTGGAGCAGGAAGGCGGATTAAACATCCCAAAGAAGTTGTTGAAGAGGGTCAGGTTGTGGATGTTTATGTACATGATGTTGATCCGAAGAATAAAAGAATATCACTTTCAATGGAGTCAAGGCTGAAACGTGAAAACGTTGACATGCCTCAAGTAAGCGATATACTTGACAGTGTAGTTGAAAAGGCTCTGCCGTCAGGTGTGATCGTAAGACTGCTCGATGGGGCGACAGGTTTTATACCAAACTCGGAGATGGGAACTCCTCGCGGAAGTAATCATAACAAAATGTTTCCTGTTGGAACAGCCATGCAGGTGATTGTAAAAGAAGTAAATAGTGCACGTAACAGGATAACACTGAGTAGAAGCGGTGTGTCGGAGAAATTAGAGCAGGAAGAGCTTAACAAATACAGGGACAAGATCGTAAAAGATGAAAAAACCGACAGCAGCCTCGGCAGTCTTGGGGAACTCATAAAGGCTGCAATGGAAAAAAACAAAAAAACAGGATAA
- a CDS encoding DedA family protein, which produces MELIKYIVEFILHIDVHLGAIIKDYGLWTYLILFIIIFCETGLVVAPLLPGDSLLFAAGTFAAIGSLDVLWLFLLCSASAVGGDTVNYWIGHFIGPKIFHKEHVRFLKKEYLDRTHQFYEKYGGKTIIIARFIPIIRTFAPFVAGIGNMTYWKFISYNVIGGIAWIAICVFAGYYFGNLAIVRNNFSLVILAIIIISIMPGVVEVLKHKYAKR; this is translated from the coding sequence ATGGAATTGATTAAGTACATAGTGGAATTTATTTTACATATTGATGTGCATCTTGGTGCTATTATAAAAGATTACGGTCTTTGGACATATCTGATCCTTTTCATTATAATTTTTTGTGAAACCGGATTGGTAGTTGCCCCATTATTGCCGGGAGATTCTCTTTTGTTTGCTGCCGGAACGTTTGCCGCCATCGGCTCGCTGGATGTGCTATGGCTGTTCCTTCTTTGTTCTGCTTCTGCAGTTGGAGGAGATACCGTAAACTACTGGATAGGTCATTTTATCGGGCCAAAGATTTTTCATAAGGAACATGTGCGTTTTCTTAAAAAAGAATATCTTGACCGTACGCATCAATTCTACGAAAAGTACGGTGGTAAAACAATCATCATAGCAAGATTTATTCCGATTATCAGAACCTTTGCGCCTTTTGTTGCAGGAATAGGCAATATGACATACTGGAAATTCATAAGTTACAATGTCATAGGCGGTATTGCCTGGATAGCCATTTGTGTTTTCGCAGGTTATTATTTCGGCAATTTGGCCATTGTGAGAAATAATTTCAGTCTCGTGATACTTGCTATCATTATCATATCGATAATGCCTGGAGTTGTTGAGGTATTGAAACATAAGTATGCAAAAAGGTAA